From the genome of Nitrospirota bacterium:
GATTTTGAGGCGGTGTTGGCGGTAATAATCGAAAAATAAGGTTTCCGCACACCGCTTCCCTTCGTCATAACAGGAACGAATCCCCACCGGGTTGACATGGCCCCAGTATTTTTCGGTTTGCGGATGGACCTCCGGGTCTCCGTACACCTCACTGGTGGAGGCCTGAAGGATTTTTGCTTTGACTCTTTTTGCAAGCCCCAGCATATTGATCGCGCCATGGACGCTGGTTTTGGTGGTTTGAACAGGGTCGAATTGATAATGGATAGGCGAGGCGGGGCAGGCCAGGTTATAAATTTCGTCCACTTCGACATAAAGAGGAAAGGTGACATCATGGCGCAGGACCTCAAAATGAGGGTTGCTCATGAGATGAAGGATATTTTCTTTTGTGCCCGTATAAAAGTTATCGACACATAAAAGATCGTGCCCGTCGGCCGATAACCGTTCACAGAGATGAGAGCCGAGAAAACCTGCCCCGCCTGTGACTAAAATCCGTTTCTGATTTAAATCTTTCATCGGTTTATCAGGATAATTAAGAAAATTCTTTTGTTAAAAATAGAGGTCGTGGAATTTAAGGAGGATTATACTTATATCGTTTGGGAAAATAAAGGTTTTGTTTAATCATCGAATGATAGAAAATGCGGT
Proteins encoded in this window:
- a CDS encoding GDP-mannose 4,6-dehydratase, whose product is MKDLNQKRILVTGGAGFLGSHLCERLSADGHDLLCVDNFYTGTKENILHLMSNPHFEVLRHDVTFPLYVEVDEIYNLACPASPIHYQFDPVQTTKTSVHGAINMLGLAKRVKAKILQASTSEVYGDPEVHPQTEKYWGHVNPVGIRSCYDEGKRCAETLFFDYYRQHRLKI